The segment TATCCGCGAATGGAACTGATCGGTTTTAGGTAACCGATGGAAAAGGCGGCTTTCCGGCCGCCTTTTTTGTTGTCTCGATGGTCGGCGCGCTTGTCGGCTCCCCGTCGCGCTATTTTATCGTTCCGATGCGATTGCCGGATCGGTGGGCGCTGATTTCCTGGCGGAAGGAAGCTGCTGTGCGCGTTGGCTGAGCCAGACACTGCCAAGCACGATGGCGATGCCCAGGATCTGAATCGGGCTCAGTTGCTGGTCCAGCACTCCCCAGCCGAGGATCACGGCGGTCATCGGGCTGAGAAAGCCGAGCGGCGAGACGACGGATGGCTCCAGGCGCGACAGGCCGCGAAACCAGAGAATATAGGTGAGCGCCGCTCCGATCAGGCCGAGATAGGCAAAGCCCAAGATATTGGCGGCGGTCGGAAAGGGAAGCGGCGGCTCCATCATCATGGCGAAAGGCAGCAACAGCAAGCCGCCTGCTGTCAACTGCCAGGCGGTGAAGGTGAGCGGCGAGACATCCGGCCGCCAGCGCCGGCTGAGCACGGTGCCGGTCGCCATGGAGACGGCACCGCCAACCCCGGCCGCGATGCCCAGGGGGTCGAGTGCTGCCCGCGGTGTAAGGATCAGAAAGGCGACGCCGATAATGCCGGCAACAGCCGCCACGATGGAAAGGCTGCGGATCGGCGAGCCGAGCAAGAGCCGCGCGAGCACGATGACGATCAGCGGCTGGATGGCGCCGACGGTCGCCGCCACTCCGCCCGGCAGACGGTAGGCCGAGATGAACAGCATCCACCAGAAGATGGAAAAATTCAGCGCACCGAGGACGAGCGACCTCGCCCACCATATGCCGTGCGGTAACCGCCGGACAATGGCGAGCAGAAGCAGCCCTGCGGGCAACGCGCGCAACAAGGCGACCGTCAGCGGATAGCCGGCCGGCAGAAGTTCTGTCGTCACCAGATAGGTGCTGCCCCAGATCGCCGGCGAGATCGCGGTCAGCAACAGGTCGCGCGTCATGTCATATGTCCGAATTTATCTTGAGATCAAGATAATTCAAAATATCTTGACGTCAAGATAATTTCATGGCGATGTCTCGGCATGGATCGCATCGACAAAATTCTTGCCCAATGGAACCGGGAACGGCCCGATCTCGACACCACCCCGATGGGATTGATCGGCCGCCTCGGAAACGTCGCCCACTATCTCGGCCGCGAGATGGAGAGGACTTTCACGCAATTCGGCTTGAATCGCGCAACCTTCGACGTGCTGGCGACCCTCCGCCGTTCGGGAGCGCCCTATGCTCTCTCACCCAGCGATCTAATGGCCGCCATGATGGTAACCTCCGGCACCATGACCAACCGCATCGATCAACTGGAAAAAGCTGATCTCGTCGCCCGCACAGCCAATCCTGAAGATGGCCGCAGCTTTCTGGTATCGCTGACCGAAAAGGGGTTCGCGCTGATCGACAGCGCAGTGACCGCCCATGTCGAGACGCAGGCGCGTCTCGTCGCAGGTCTGTCGGAAGATGAGAGAGCGGCGTTGAATACGCTGCTCGGCAAATATTTAGCCGACTTCGAAACCGCTGCGCTGGAGAACTCCATCGCAGTCTGAACCCAGAAAGTGGCCCGTAGATCACGGGCCACCGTCACGCTCAATATTCTTGTCGAGTCGGCCTGAACAGGATCTCGTTAATGTCGACGTCTTCCGGCTGACTCATCGCAAATGCGACCATGCTCGCAAAGGAATCGGCAGGAATAGCAAGCTCATAGACTTTCCGGACCCGCTCGGCCACATCGGCTTCGGTGATGCTATCGGGAAGTTCGGTTGCGACCGCACCGGGCGAGATGATGGTTGTCCGGATATTGTAAGGTTTGACCTCCTGCCGCAGCCCTTCGGAGATCACCCGCACGCCATGCTTCGTAGCGGCATAGACCGCTCCGCCCGGATTGACCTTGTGGCCGGCCACCGAGGACACGTTGATGATGTGGCCGCTCTTCTGCGCCTTCATGTGCGGCAGCGCCGCTCCGATGCCGTAAAGCACGCCCTTCAGATTCACATCGATCATGCGATCCCAACCTTGCAGCGCTCCAGAGGGGAATGCGGCATCAGCCCGGCATTGTTGATGATGACGTCGATGCGGCCATAGAGCTTAACCGCATGGTCGACGAGACGCTTGACCTGCTCGAACTGCGTCACATCGGTCTGCAGGACGGCTTGAGGATCCAGCGAAAGCTCTTCAGCGAGAGCCTGCAGGCGATCGAGGCGACGCGCTCCCAGCACCAATTTGGCTCCGTCCTTCGCGAGGCGGCGGGCAGCCGCCTCGCCGAGACCGCTGCTTGCTCCGGTGATGACGACCACCTTGTCCGTAATGCCTTGTGTCATGGCTTTTCCTTTCCGGGCAACGCGCCCTTAACGATTGACCCTT is part of the Rhizobium sp. CB3090 genome and harbors:
- a CDS encoding EamA family transporter is translated as MTRDLLLTAISPAIWGSTYLVTTELLPAGYPLTVALLRALPAGLLLLAIVRRLPHGIWWARSLVLGALNFSIFWWMLFISAYRLPGGVAATVGAIQPLIVIVLARLLLGSPIRSLSIVAAVAGIIGVAFLILTPRAALDPLGIAAGVGGAVSMATGTVLSRRWRPDVSPLTFTAWQLTAGGLLLLPFAMMMEPPLPFPTAANILGFAYLGLIGAALTYILWFRGLSRLEPSVVSPLGFLSPMTAVILGWGVLDQQLSPIQILGIAIVLGSVWLSQRAQQLPSARKSAPTDPAIASER
- a CDS encoding MarR family transcriptional regulator, with product MDRIDKILAQWNRERPDLDTTPMGLIGRLGNVAHYLGREMERTFTQFGLNRATFDVLATLRRSGAPYALSPSDLMAAMMVTSGTMTNRIDQLEKADLVARTANPEDGRSFLVSLTEKGFALIDSAVTAHVETQARLVAGLSEDERAALNTLLGKYLADFETAALENSIAV